One Coffea arabica cultivar ET-39 chromosome 5e, Coffea Arabica ET-39 HiFi, whole genome shotgun sequence DNA segment encodes these proteins:
- the LOC113743802 gene encoding uncharacterized protein At4g26450 isoform X1 has protein sequence MHARNRSPGNGYRANAVVMGGVATTSRISPESSMRGHGGYNSEYRGYIRGGFGRGQSRQSHRSQPPPPPPPPQKGGGDIFMEAGRLAAEYLVSKGLLPAHVLSGKSQNGSLKNQVWAQEGDAEQLSLEGRTSALSRLGGPGPDSGPGRRRYMEEYNSKNILRGRRRNGSFKNYGSDWSRDVGRSGSWSERSRASVDGEDDCDVLSRHREEQQISNDDDSVSQNSIPVLAPENDVAGAKESNSVGNTQSASEKYEPRDDAKASAVTSTKDLPLKTSEEPIEKDDTKVSNAEAEDVKDDQMGLQNAKDDMAIVASLGEGAPSSEKNGDLLKLSHFAKVPTRPRSSMVVRVAKVDPGPMIVDESPNEGKPFKKDTDDLNVDDLSEDGSSNHTYDSNALNLDNLTVPAPGDKLGTSYSPVQGGCTASVSYLDRPSIKEHEEPDFGGINRVMMERGEKRALDDSNSSMGSKKPRELASFEDAESDGGISTLDPLDNQQTSEEPTTSEGQAVTLPSDDKRLLGISLYPKGDIGPSMDYAEEKQLFPGSFKTCDLNLMEASDANENHDNNPVLIFPSDTEKGKQAIPVDIDLSMSNNPRGSNRYGKCIVDGKDIEVIDLENDSAQEDKDSNNSERRTENVYSGLAGFSNNSVNANDIPDVQDGYGLMISELLGNDIPNCSSVPADMNSLHNEMGLHNGEGILGDDDSIYMSLGEIPISFLRVWEQPSQEYGKPF, from the exons ATGCATGCAAGGAATCGTAGTCCGGGAAATGGATACAGGGCTAACGCAGTGGTGATGGGTGGGGTGGCCACTACGTCCAGGATTTCGCCTGAGAGTTCAATGAGAGGTCATGGAGGTTACAATTCTGAGTATAGGGGATATATTCGGGGTGGGTTTGGACGCGGGCAGTCGAGACAGTCGCACCGGTCAcagcctcctcctcctcctcctccgccaCAAAAGGGTGGTGGTGACATTTTTATGGAAGCTGGTAGGTTAGCCGCTGAGTACCTAGTTTCGAAGGGATTACTGCCAGCCCATGTACTGTCCGGGAAATCGCAAAATGGTAGTTTGAAGAACCAGGTTTGGGCGCAAGAGGGAGATGCTGAGCAGCTTTCTTTGGAGGGTCGCACGTCGGCTCTCTCACGTTTGGGAGGCCCTGGTCCTGACTCGGGGCCTGGTCGGAGACGATATATGGAGGAGTACAACTCAAAAAACATTCTgagaggaaggagaagaaatggatCCTTCAAAAACTATGGCTCTGACTGGAGCCGAGATGTTGGAAGAAGCGGATCATGGTCTGAGAGGTCTAGGGCTTCTGTGGATGGGGAGGATGACTGTGATGTCCTCTCAAGACATCGGGAAGAGCAGCAGATCAGTAATGACGATGACAGTGTGTCACAGAATTCCATTCCCGTACTAGCCCCAGAAAATGATGTTGCTGGCGCCAAAGAAAGTAACAGTGTTGGTAATACGCAGTCTGCCTCAGAAAAATACGAGCCAAGAGATGATGCAAAAGCAAGTGCTGTTACCAGCACAAAAGATCTCCCATTGAAGACCAGTGAGGAACCTATAGAGAAGGACGACACAAAAGTATCTAATGCAGAGGCAGAAGACGTTAAGGATGATCAAATGGGGCTACAAAACGCTAAGGACGACATGGCAATTGTGGCTTCTTTGGGGGAGGGGGCCCCTTCGAGTGAGAAGAATGGTGATTTACTAAAGCTTAGCCATTTTGCTAAAGTTCCTACCAGACCTCGTTCTTCGATGGTAGTTAGAGTTGCAAAGGTTGATCCTGGTCCTATGATTGTGGATGAGAGCCCTAATGAGGGTAAACCTTTTAAAAAAGATACGGATGATTTAAATGTTGATGATCTGTCTGAAGATGGCTCATCAAATCATACATATGATTCAAATGCACTCAACTTGGATAATTTGACAGTGCCAGCTCCTGGAGATAAATTGGGCACATCATATTCTCCAGTCCAAGGAGGCTGCACGGCATCTGTATCTTACCTAGATAGACCTTCAATAAAAGAGCATGAGGAACCTGATTTTGGAGGGATCAACAGAGTGATGATGGAGCGTGGTGAAAAGCGAGCACTAGATGATAGCAACTCCAGTATGGGAAGTAAAAAGCCCAGAGAATTGGCTTCTTTTGAAGATGCTGAATCTGATGGCGGCATAAGCACGTTGGACCCATTGGATAATCAACAGACTTCAGAAGAACCAACGACCTCAGAAGGTCAGGCAGTAACTCTGCCCTCTGATGATAAGAGGTTGTTAGGCATTTCTTTGTATCCTAAAGGTGATATAGGACCAAGCATGGACTATGCAGAAGAGAAGCAGCTATTTCCGGGTTCATTCAAAACTTGCGACCTCAATCTTATGGAAGCTTCTGATGCTAATGAGAATCATGATAATAATCCAGTTCTCATCTTCCCATCTGACACAGAAAAGGGGAAACAAGCTATTCCTGTTGATATTGATTTGTCCATGAGCAACAATCCTAGGGGATCTAATAGATATGGTAAATGCATTGTTGATGGCAAAGACATTGAAGTGATAGATTTAGAAAATGATTCAGCGCAAGAAGACAAGGACTCAAATAATTCTGAGAGAAG AACCGAAAATGTGTACTCTGGCCTGGCTGGATTTTCCAACAATTCTGTCAATGCAAATGATATCCCTGATGTCCAGGATGGTTATGGACTCATGATATCGGAGTTGCTGGGAAATGATATTCCAAATTGTTCCTCTGTACCAGCTGACATGAATTCTCTGCACAATGAAATGGGCCTTCATAATGGAGAG GGGATTCTTGGTGACGATGATTCTATTTATATGTCCCTCGGAGAAATACCAATAA GCTTTTTGAGGGTCTGGGAGCAGCCGTCACAGGAATATGGGAAACCATTTTGA
- the LOC113743802 gene encoding uncharacterized protein At4g26450 isoform X2, translating into MHARNRSPGNGYRANAVVMGGVATTSRISPESSMRGHGGYNSEYRGYIRGGFGRGQSRQSHRSQPPPPPPPPQKGGGDIFMEAGRLAAEYLVSKGLLPAHVLSGKSQNGSLKNQVWAQEGDAEQLSLEGRTSALSRLGGPGPDSGPGRRRYMEEYNSKNILRGRRRNGSFKNYGSDWSRDVGRSGSWSERSRASVDGEDDCDVLSRHREEQQISNDDDSVSQNSIPVLAPENDVAGAKESNSVGNTQSASEKYEPRDDAKASAVTSTKDLPLKTSEEPIEKDDTKVSNAEAEDVKDDQMGLQNAKDDMAIVASLGEGAPSSEKNGDLLKLSHFAKVPTRPRSSMVVRVAKVDPGPMIVDESPNEGKPFKKDTDDLNVDDLSEDGSSNHTYDSNALNLDNLTVPAPGDKLGTSYSPVQGGCTASVSYLDRPSIKEHEEPDFGGINRVMMERGEKRALDDSNSSMGSKKPRELASFEDAESDGGISTLDPLDNQQTSEEPTTSEGQAVTLPSDDKRLLGISLYPKGDIGPSMDYAEEKQLFPGSFKTCDLNLMEASDANENHDNNPVLIFPSDTEKGKQAIPVDIDLSMSNNPRGSNRYGKCIVDGKDIEVIDLENDSAQEDKDSNNSERRTENVYSGLAGFSNNSVNANDIPDVQDGYGLMISELLGNDIPNCSSVPADMNSLHNEMGLHNGEAF; encoded by the exons ATGCATGCAAGGAATCGTAGTCCGGGAAATGGATACAGGGCTAACGCAGTGGTGATGGGTGGGGTGGCCACTACGTCCAGGATTTCGCCTGAGAGTTCAATGAGAGGTCATGGAGGTTACAATTCTGAGTATAGGGGATATATTCGGGGTGGGTTTGGACGCGGGCAGTCGAGACAGTCGCACCGGTCAcagcctcctcctcctcctcctccgccaCAAAAGGGTGGTGGTGACATTTTTATGGAAGCTGGTAGGTTAGCCGCTGAGTACCTAGTTTCGAAGGGATTACTGCCAGCCCATGTACTGTCCGGGAAATCGCAAAATGGTAGTTTGAAGAACCAGGTTTGGGCGCAAGAGGGAGATGCTGAGCAGCTTTCTTTGGAGGGTCGCACGTCGGCTCTCTCACGTTTGGGAGGCCCTGGTCCTGACTCGGGGCCTGGTCGGAGACGATATATGGAGGAGTACAACTCAAAAAACATTCTgagaggaaggagaagaaatggatCCTTCAAAAACTATGGCTCTGACTGGAGCCGAGATGTTGGAAGAAGCGGATCATGGTCTGAGAGGTCTAGGGCTTCTGTGGATGGGGAGGATGACTGTGATGTCCTCTCAAGACATCGGGAAGAGCAGCAGATCAGTAATGACGATGACAGTGTGTCACAGAATTCCATTCCCGTACTAGCCCCAGAAAATGATGTTGCTGGCGCCAAAGAAAGTAACAGTGTTGGTAATACGCAGTCTGCCTCAGAAAAATACGAGCCAAGAGATGATGCAAAAGCAAGTGCTGTTACCAGCACAAAAGATCTCCCATTGAAGACCAGTGAGGAACCTATAGAGAAGGACGACACAAAAGTATCTAATGCAGAGGCAGAAGACGTTAAGGATGATCAAATGGGGCTACAAAACGCTAAGGACGACATGGCAATTGTGGCTTCTTTGGGGGAGGGGGCCCCTTCGAGTGAGAAGAATGGTGATTTACTAAAGCTTAGCCATTTTGCTAAAGTTCCTACCAGACCTCGTTCTTCGATGGTAGTTAGAGTTGCAAAGGTTGATCCTGGTCCTATGATTGTGGATGAGAGCCCTAATGAGGGTAAACCTTTTAAAAAAGATACGGATGATTTAAATGTTGATGATCTGTCTGAAGATGGCTCATCAAATCATACATATGATTCAAATGCACTCAACTTGGATAATTTGACAGTGCCAGCTCCTGGAGATAAATTGGGCACATCATATTCTCCAGTCCAAGGAGGCTGCACGGCATCTGTATCTTACCTAGATAGACCTTCAATAAAAGAGCATGAGGAACCTGATTTTGGAGGGATCAACAGAGTGATGATGGAGCGTGGTGAAAAGCGAGCACTAGATGATAGCAACTCCAGTATGGGAAGTAAAAAGCCCAGAGAATTGGCTTCTTTTGAAGATGCTGAATCTGATGGCGGCATAAGCACGTTGGACCCATTGGATAATCAACAGACTTCAGAAGAACCAACGACCTCAGAAGGTCAGGCAGTAACTCTGCCCTCTGATGATAAGAGGTTGTTAGGCATTTCTTTGTATCCTAAAGGTGATATAGGACCAAGCATGGACTATGCAGAAGAGAAGCAGCTATTTCCGGGTTCATTCAAAACTTGCGACCTCAATCTTATGGAAGCTTCTGATGCTAATGAGAATCATGATAATAATCCAGTTCTCATCTTCCCATCTGACACAGAAAAGGGGAAACAAGCTATTCCTGTTGATATTGATTTGTCCATGAGCAACAATCCTAGGGGATCTAATAGATATGGTAAATGCATTGTTGATGGCAAAGACATTGAAGTGATAGATTTAGAAAATGATTCAGCGCAAGAAGACAAGGACTCAAATAATTCTGAGAGAAG AACCGAAAATGTGTACTCTGGCCTGGCTGGATTTTCCAACAATTCTGTCAATGCAAATGATATCCCTGATGTCCAGGATGGTTATGGACTCATGATATCGGAGTTGCTGGGAAATGATATTCCAAATTGTTCCTCTGTACCAGCTGACATGAATTCTCTGCACAATGAAATGGGCCTTCATAATGGAGAG GCTTTTTGA